A portion of the Nomia melanderi isolate GNS246 chromosome 2, iyNomMela1, whole genome shotgun sequence genome contains these proteins:
- the LOC116425889 gene encoding uncharacterized protein LOC116425889 has product MLTRIRLLRIYCCTVIVLLSSCGGQCAKNGVEFAGAVRNLSATVLQDEKYSNNVYKFLKLNVSWLPPDSVRQPSSYSIIITDAQTEKSLTTVSNITLPECPELTMIHVLENVMYEKQHYVLLPENSMSADVPDSYIQSNCSYKVKVIANPRTKYSAKPAEILYTVPECIGNKCSCVNAKSTLPTPAINVTQRENEVVVNWNVSSNISNVHYYVISIGVPLFTTKKGLLVYNETKIKNVTADTTSFVWNTKSNGHYVDLKNDYKVIVTAVNDHGCSGADGTYIIHSTSSNTTETTDQSSQWLIIIIIMGICCIFFGIFNYFILFHTNSYCATYYKNNHRIHKLSKCKSRWAETILQQHNILYFVPESEEERKGEADTLQVPFKSVKLIRELGNGHFGKVYLGHLDDANNTVVAVKMSQNVNASIELEVRQQFLEEIEIMKKAGTHPHLVSLVGYCVQPNKPICILLEYMQGGDLLTYLHLKRKNYAKTHITKAEHNTLIYSSKSSPISKSMYINSSSIISKQESVIRQPILPIYLNVSNDNWEQEKENNKYLQENWLNEAELHQFLKFATEIATGMEYLESKKIVHRDLAARNILLGADLTLKISDFGLSRSGVYVIKHDKSKTRHLPIRWMSPEALRDRSFTSKSDVWAFGVVLWEIGTFGSFPYSNVQDDRLLRYIVNEGGRLEQPDYVSPNIYGIMRSCWITEAESRPNFTQLLLELRNLTNTFISQRSASNPCYTLSL; this is encoded by the exons atgttaacgaGAATTCGCTTGCTACGAATATACTGTTGTACGGTTATTGTTTTGCTCAGTTCATGTGGTGGCCAATGCGCGAAAAATGGAGTCGAGTTTGCGGGTGCTGTGCGAAACTTGAGTGCAACCGTGCTGCAAGATGAGAAGTATTCAAACAATGTGTATAAATTCCTTAAATTGAATGTGTCTTGGCTGCCTCCGGATAGTGTTAGACAACCATCGTCCTATAG CATTATAATTACAGATGCTCAAACAGAGAAGAGCTTGACGACTGTTTCGAACATTACTTTACCAGAATGTCCAGAGCTTACGATGATTCACGTGCTAGAAAACGTAATGTACGAGAAGCAACATTATGTGCTGTTACCGGAAAACAGCATGTCAGCTGATGTACCCGATTCGTACATCCAATCCAATTGTTCATACAAAGTAAAAGTTATTGCAAATCCAAGAACGAAATATAGCGCAAAACCGGCCGAA ATTCTCTATACCGTTCCAGAATGCATTGGTAATAAATGCAGCTGCGTTAATGCCAAGTCAACACTGCCTACTCCAGCAATAAATGTTACTCAAAGAGAAAACGAGGTGGTTGTAAATTGGAATGTATCTTCCAATATTTCCAATGTTCATTATTATGTAATTAG TATTGGTGTACCTTTGTTCACCACGAAAAAGGGGCTACTAGTTtataacgaaacaaaaataaaaaatgtaactgCAGATACAACTAGTTTTGTATGGAATACAAAATCCAACGGCCATTACGTAGActtaaaaaatgattacaagGTGATAGTTACTGCTGTAAATGACCATGGTTGTTCCGGAGCAGATGGAACTTACATAATACATTCTACATCATCAAACACTACAGAAACCACAGATCAGAGCTCG CAGTGGTTgataatcattattataatgGGAATTTGTTGTATATTCTTtggtatttttaattactttatactGTTCCACACTAATAGTTACTGTGCGACATATTACAAGAATAATCATcg AATACACAAGCTTTCCAAATGTAAATCTCGATGGGCAGAAACAATTCTTCAacagcataatattttatactttgtacCAGAGTCTGAG GAGGAACGAAAAGGGGAAGCAGATACATTACAGGTGCCATTTAAAAGTGTGAAACTCATACGTGAATTGGGTAATGGACATTTTGGCAAAGTATATCTTGGTCATTTGGATGATGCTAACAATACTGTGGTTGCTGTAAAAATGTCGCAAAACGTTAACGCTTCCATTGAATTAGAGGTCCGTCAACAATTCttagaagaaattgaaataatgaaaaaagcaGGAACTCATCCCCATTTGGTTAGCCTCGTTGGCTATTGTGTTCAACCGAACAAACCAATATGTATTCTCCTTGAATACATGCAAGGTGGAGATCTCTTAACTTATTTGCATCTTAAACGAAAAAATTATGCAAAGACACACATAACAAAAGCTGAACATAATACTCTTATATACTCATCTAAATCAAGTCCAATTTCAAAAT CTATGTATATAAATTCGAGTTCTATCATATCCAAACAAGAAAGTGTTATAAGACAACCCATCTTACCAATATATCTAAATGTTTCTAATGACAACTGGGAAcaagaaaaggaaaacaataaatatctaCAGGAAAATTGGTTAAACGAAGCGGAATTACATCAATTTTTAAAGTTCGCCACAGAGATTGCCACAGGTATGGAATATTTGGAAAGCAAAAAAATTGTTCATAGAGATTTAGCGGCAAGGAACATTCTCCTTGGGGCAGACTTAACTCTAAAG ATCTCTGATTTCGGACTTTCACGCAGTGGTGTATACGTAATAAAACACGACAAAAGTAAAACTCGTCATCTTCCTATAAGGTGGATGTCACCAGAGGCTTTACGTGACCGCTCATTCACCTCGAAAAGCGATGTATGGGCTTTCGGAGTGGTACTCTGGGAAATCGGCACGTTCGGCTCTTTCCCTTACTCGAATGTACAGGATGATCGCTTGTTACGTTACATAGTCAACGAAGGTGGCCGCTTGGAACAACCCGATTATGTTTCCCCTAATATTTATGGTATAATGCGTTCATGCTGGATCACGGAAGCCGAAAGTAGACCCAATTTCACTCAGCTACTTTTAGAACTGCGAAACTTAACGAACACGTTCATCTCCCAACGATCGGCATCTAACCCCTGTTACACTCTGTcactttga
- the NC2beta gene encoding negative cofactor 2beta isoform X1 translates to MFKWPTIARTFRRKKDMASATISPTEDDELTLPRASINKMIKEILPHVRVANESRELILNCCTEFIHLLSSEANEICNQQQKKTINAEHVLQALEKLGFGDYSAEAEAVLRDCKAVAAKRRRQSTRLENLGIPEEELLRQQQELFAKAREEQAVAEQQQWQQLQAVAQMASMQQADSEQEDYS, encoded by the exons ATGTTCAAGTGGCCAACAATCGCCAGAACATTTAGACGCAA AAAGGACATGGCCTCGGCCACTATATCACCAACTGAGGATGACGAGCTGACCTTACCCCGTGCGTCAATCAATAAAATGATCAAAGAGATCTTGCCGCACGTGCGCGTGGCCAACGAGTCTCGAGAGTTAATACTGAATTGTTGCACGGAGTTCATTCATCTACTTTCCTCTGAAGCCAATGAAATTTGCAATCAGCAGCAAAAGAAAACCATAAACGCTGAGCATGTTCTCCAGGCACTGGAGAAACTTGGTTTCGGAGACTATAGTGCAGAAGCGGAGGCGGTTCTGCGAGACTGTAAGGCTGTCGCAGCTAAACGGAGACGTCAGAGCACTAGGTTAGAAAACTTAGGAATTCCGGAAGAAGAGCTTTTAAGACAGCAACAAGAATTGTTTGCTAAAGCACGAGAAGAACAAGCAGTCGCTGAACAACAACAGTGGCAACAGCTACAGGCAGTCGCACAGATGGCTTCAATGCAGCAGGCTGACAGCGAGCAAGAAGATTACTCCTAA
- the NC2beta gene encoding negative cofactor 2beta isoform X2, with translation MASATISPTEDDELTLPRASINKMIKEILPHVRVANESRELILNCCTEFIHLLSSEANEICNQQQKKTINAEHVLQALEKLGFGDYSAEAEAVLRDCKAVAAKRRRQSTRLENLGIPEEELLRQQQELFAKAREEQAVAEQQQWQQLQAVAQMASMQQADSEQEDYS, from the coding sequence ATGGCCTCGGCCACTATATCACCAACTGAGGATGACGAGCTGACCTTACCCCGTGCGTCAATCAATAAAATGATCAAAGAGATCTTGCCGCACGTGCGCGTGGCCAACGAGTCTCGAGAGTTAATACTGAATTGTTGCACGGAGTTCATTCATCTACTTTCCTCTGAAGCCAATGAAATTTGCAATCAGCAGCAAAAGAAAACCATAAACGCTGAGCATGTTCTCCAGGCACTGGAGAAACTTGGTTTCGGAGACTATAGTGCAGAAGCGGAGGCGGTTCTGCGAGACTGTAAGGCTGTCGCAGCTAAACGGAGACGTCAGAGCACTAGGTTAGAAAACTTAGGAATTCCGGAAGAAGAGCTTTTAAGACAGCAACAAGAATTGTTTGCTAAAGCACGAGAAGAACAAGCAGTCGCTGAACAACAACAGTGGCAACAGCTACAGGCAGTCGCACAGATGGCTTCAATGCAGCAGGCTGACAGCGAGCAAGAAGATTACTCCTAA
- the LOC116425890 gene encoding nonsense-mediated mRNA decay factor SMG9, whose protein sequence is MNVHKIMSIIKDPDSREQEGRGAIRVIDRPTFILKTREGESRAVSPSQRNGANKKEVESSSHVSKLPDPTRTILTTCIEMTTSVKFMDENMQLCEYPLEYLYDQQDFLVVGCLGAQGVGKSTIMSLLTSSYAPNIFPIQDTSHHESGANCTSGIDFFVTKNRVIYLDTQPILSGSTIDYSVSYDQKKPATDFASIETNLELQSLQFTAFLFSVCHVIIFVQDWIVDPNLVRFLQTAEMLKPSSTSNMDQDYVEYYPHIVFLHNKAELQDFTPNVVEKMKDFYSKVFSTSRLQTHSGLDASIQSVDASLNLYFVPQIVNEETPMYQNEKKLIERLKTKIHGISKNPMTPSPLTERNWYHYVSRVMEAIKKSHLSSEYGRLMP, encoded by the exons ATGAACGTCCATAAAATAATGTCAATAATAAAAGATCCTGATAGCAGGGAACAAGAGGGTAGAGGCGCAATCAGAGTTATAGATCGACCTacgtttatattaaaaacaaggGAAGGCGAAAGCAGAGCTGTTTCGCCAAGTCAACGTAATGGTGCTaacaa GAAAGAGGTTGAATCATCGTCCCATGTTTCAAAGCTTCCAGACC CTACTCGTACCATATTAACAACATGCATAGAAATGACAACTAGTGTCAAGTTTATGGATGAAAATATGCAACTTTGTGAATACCCTTTAGAATACTTGTATGATCAGCAAGATTTTTTGGTAGTAGGATGTCTAGGAGCTCAAGGAGTTGGCAAATCCACTATAATGTCTCTTTTGACGTCTAGTTACGC gcCCAATATATTTCCAATTCAAGACACGTCACATCATGAAAGTGGTGCAAATTGTACATCTGGCATCGACTTCTTTGTAACAAAAAACCGAGTAATATATCTGGATACTCAACCAATACTCTCTGGATCAACAATAGACTATTCTGTTTCTTACGATCAAAAGAAACCTGCCACTGATTTTGCAAGCATTGAAACCAACTTGGAGCTGCAGTCTTTGCAGTTTACTGCCTTCTTGTTTTCGGTCTGtcatgttattatttttgtacaaGACTGGATCGTTGATCCAAATCTAGTTAG ATTTTTACAAACTGCAGAAATGTTAAAACCGTCGTCTACGAGTAACATGGATCAAGACTACGTCGAATATTATCCTCACATTGTATTTTTACACAACAAAGCTGAACTACAAGATTTTACTCCAAATGTTGTGGAAAAGATGAAG GATTTCTATAGTAAAGTGTTTTCTACTTCAAGATTACAAACTCACAGTGGTTTAGATGCAAGCATTCAGTCAGTGGATGCTAGTTTAAATTTATACTTTGTACCACAAATTGTAAATGAAG aaactccaatgtATCAAAACGAAAAGAAGTTAATAGAAaggttaaaaacaaaaatacatggTATTAGCAAAAATCCAATGACGCCGAGTCCATTAACTGAAAGAAATTG GTACCATTATGTTTCAAGGGTAATGGAGGCAATTAAAAAGAGTCATCTCTCTTCCGAGTACGGAAGATTAATGCCTTAA